A single Silvibacterium dinghuense DNA region contains:
- a CDS encoding acyl-CoA thioesterase, whose amino-acid sequence MSHYNSFIRIPGLVIRQKLWPHPRMGVLEADVLRLRVWPQDIDFNFHLNNARYLTFMDYGRTRLMAATGLLVPAVREHWTPLVGSVSITYRRSLGFWAPFTLSTRLMCWDEKWMYMEQVFEGKSGLAAIAWVKGLFRNEQGNIPPQQAIDRVAPGVVSPPMWEPLLQWNELTKEKLASGA is encoded by the coding sequence ATGTCTCACTACAACAGCTTTATCCGTATTCCCGGCCTGGTCATTCGCCAGAAGCTCTGGCCGCATCCGCGCATGGGCGTGCTCGAGGCGGACGTGCTGCGCCTGCGTGTCTGGCCGCAGGATATCGACTTCAATTTCCATCTCAATAACGCCCGCTACCTGACCTTCATGGATTATGGGCGCACGCGTCTGATGGCCGCCACGGGGCTGCTGGTCCCCGCGGTGCGCGAGCACTGGACGCCGCTGGTCGGCTCGGTGTCGATCACCTATCGCCGCTCGCTCGGCTTCTGGGCGCCCTTCACGCTTTCGACGCGCCTGATGTGCTGGGACGAGAAGTGGATGTACATGGAGCAGGTTTTCGAGGGCAAGTCGGGCCTGGCGGCGATTGCCTGGGTGAAGGGGCTCTTCCGCAATGAGCAGGGCAACATTCCGCCGCAGCAGGCGATCGATCGCGTGGCTCCCGGCGTGGTGTCTCCGCCGATGTGGGAGCCGTTGCTGCAGTGGAATGAGCTGACGAAGGAAAAGCTGGCTTCGGGAGCATAG
- a CDS encoding DJ-1/PfpI family protein, whose translation MAAKKILFLVGDFAEDYEVMVPFQTLLTVGHTVHAVCPDKKAGQTIKTAIHDFEGDQTYTEKPGHHFTLNATFADVRESDYDALMIAGGRAPEYIRLNPRVIAIVRHFAEAHKPIAAICHAAQVLAAASVITGKRISAYAACAPEVRLAGATYVETPPDGAITDGNFVTGFAWPAHPQWLAQFLALLGTKIEL comes from the coding sequence ATGGCTGCCAAAAAAATCCTCTTCCTCGTCGGCGATTTCGCCGAGGACTACGAGGTGATGGTCCCCTTCCAGACACTGCTTACCGTGGGCCACACGGTGCACGCTGTCTGCCCGGACAAAAAGGCCGGCCAGACCATCAAGACCGCCATCCATGACTTCGAGGGCGACCAGACCTACACCGAGAAGCCCGGCCACCACTTCACGTTGAACGCGACCTTCGCCGATGTCCGCGAGAGCGACTATGACGCGCTGATGATCGCCGGTGGCCGCGCTCCGGAGTACATCCGCCTGAACCCGCGGGTCATCGCCATCGTGCGCCACTTCGCCGAGGCGCACAAGCCGATCGCCGCCATCTGCCACGCGGCGCAGGTGCTGGCCGCGGCAAGCGTCATCACCGGCAAGCGCATCTCGGCCTACGCCGCCTGCGCGCCGGAGGTGCGCCTCGCCGGGGCCACCTACGTCGAAACACCGCCCGACGGCGCCATCACCGACGGCAACTTCGTCACCGGCTTCGCCTGGCCCGCGCACCCGCAGTGGCTCGCGCAGTTCCTCGCCCTGCTGGGGACGAAGATCGAACTGTAA